In Notamacropus eugenii isolate mMacEug1 chromosome 1, mMacEug1.pri_v2, whole genome shotgun sequence, one genomic interval encodes:
- the FABP6 gene encoding gastrotropin, with protein MSFTGKYEVESEKNYEAFLKILGLSSDTIEKYRNFKTTTEVVQDGNNFTWISTYPGGHTVTNKFTIGKESEMETMGGKKFKATVQMEGNKIVATFPNYQQTSEIVGGKLVEISTSGGVTYERVSKKLS; from the exons ATGAGCTTCACTGGCAAATACGAAGTTGAGAGTGAAAAGAATTATGAAGCGTTCCTGAAAATTTTGG gactcTCCAGTGATACTATTGAAAAATATAGGAACTTCAAGACAACCACTGAAGTGGTTCAGGATGGGAACAACTTTACCTGGATCAGCACCTACCCAGGTGGTCATACTGTGACAAACAAATTCACTATTGGCAAGGAGAGTGAAATGGAGACCATGGGAGGCAAGAAGTTCAAG GCCACAGTGCAGATGGAGGGGAACAAGATTGTGGCTACCTTCCCCAACTATCAACAAACCTCAGAGATTGTAGGGGGAAAACTGGTGGAG ATTTCCACTAGTGGGGGTGTGACCTACGAACGAGTCAGCAAGAAACTGTCTTAG